One Mesomycoplasma molare genomic window carries:
- a CDS encoding RNA polymerase sigma factor translates to MIKEEKNNSYITIINALKKELNRKQKKEKNKNFLTQEEVFNFLLAKKLSVDEEKSMDFLQVLLEEKIIKNETDKGDMDEVSESDLKEEISKSKKNKNKKISKSSEELEGLEDDELELKDYDNDETLSIEDEVIYEEDFSYNDSQYRNKLTETNDIIKWYMRWIGKYGNLLSQEEEIELAKQIKLGGRKGKKARYTLINRNLRLVINNAKKYKNRGLSFIDLISEGNSGILKAVSKYEVEKGYKFSTYATWWIRQAITRAVADQARIIRVPVHMVETINRLTKIERELNQTLGRTPTDQEIAEKMEDDFTAEKVQYIRKINIDPISLDKPIGKEDDSFFSDFIKDESVMSPIDFASNKELELILKEMLNNHLEDDERILIMKRYGVGEDENGQKYRIHSLDELASEKGVSKERIRQIEAKILRKLKVTHKKRKLKDYYEGE, encoded by the coding sequence ATGATTAAAGAAGAAAAAAATAATTCTTATATAACAATAATAAATGCGTTAAAAAAAGAACTAAATAGAAAACAAAAAAAAGAAAAAAATAAAAACTTTTTAACACAAGAAGAAGTTTTTAATTTTTTATTAGCTAAAAAATTATCTGTAGATGAAGAAAAATCTATGGACTTTTTACAAGTTTTATTAGAAGAAAAAATAATAAAAAATGAAACTGATAAAGGTGATATGGATGAAGTTAGTGAGTCTGATCTAAAAGAAGAAATATCTAAATCCAAAAAAAATAAAAATAAAAAAATTTCTAAATCTTCAGAAGAGTTAGAAGGATTAGAAGATGACGAATTAGAGTTAAAAGATTATGATAATGATGAAACTTTAAGTATTGAAGATGAAGTTATTTATGAAGAAGATTTTAGTTATAATGATTCTCAATATAGAAATAAATTAACAGAAACTAATGATATTATCAAATGATATATGAGGTGAATAGGTAAATATGGTAATTTACTATCACAAGAAGAAGAAATTGAATTAGCTAAACAAATAAAACTCGGTGGAAGAAAGGGTAAAAAAGCTCGTTATACTTTAATAAACAGAAATTTAAGATTAGTTATAAACAACGCTAAAAAATATAAAAATAGAGGGCTTTCATTTATTGATTTAATTTCAGAAGGTAATTCAGGAATTTTAAAAGCCGTTTCTAAGTACGAAGTTGAAAAGGGTTATAAATTTTCAACTTATGCAACTTGATGAATAAGGCAAGCTATTACAAGAGCAGTTGCCGATCAAGCTAGAATAATAAGAGTTCCTGTTCACATGGTTGAAACAATAAATAGATTGACTAAGATAGAAAGAGAACTTAATCAAACTTTAGGAAGAACACCTACCGACCAAGAAATAGCGGAAAAAATGGAAGATGATTTTACAGCCGAAAAAGTTCAATATATTAGAAAAATTAACATTGATCCTATTTCTTTAGATAAACCTATCGGTAAAGAAGATGATTCATTCTTTTCAGATTTTATTAAAGATGAAAGCGTTATGTCTCCTATAGACTTTGCTTCAAATAAAGAATTAGAATTAATATTAAAAGAAATGTTAAACAATCATCTAGAAGATGATGAAAGAATCTTAATAATGAAAAGATACGGAGTTGGCGAAGATGAAAATGGACAAAAATATAGAATACATAGCCTTGATGAATTAGCTAGTGAAAAAGGTGTTTCAAAAGAAAGAATAAGGCAAATTGAAGCTAAAATATTAAGAAAATTAAAAGTTACACATAAGAAAAGAAAATTAAAAGATTACTATGAAGGTGAATAA
- a CDS encoding LemA family protein, with amino-acid sequence MSNIYNPRNEDESGFEPKVDNSEKKAKVSIATKIIFWVLGTLFFLFAPIYFLVKRNNLNRMQNSINEASSTIDTQLAKRADTLIKLVDQVKSYKEYESSLLKDVTKLRTLINSNNTNYNREDIEQLSSKISRQISVAFESYPDLKASNLYETLMKESIYLEEEISAARRLYNSKVKSFNEQLFIFPASIVAESLNLTSMPLFKANIHQRQDVSMKDL; translated from the coding sequence ATGTCAAATATTTATAATCCAAGAAACGAAGATGAAAGTGGTTTTGAACCTAAAGTTGATAACTCAGAAAAGAAAGCTAAAGTTTCAATAGCAACCAAAATTATTTTTTGAGTATTAGGAACTTTATTTTTTCTTTTTGCACCAATATATTTTTTGGTAAAAAGAAATAATTTAAATAGAATGCAGAACTCTATTAACGAAGCTTCTTCAACAATTGATACTCAATTAGCAAAAAGAGCAGATACACTTATAAAATTAGTAGACCAAGTTAAATCATATAAAGAATATGAATCTTCATTATTAAAAGATGTAACTAAATTAAGAACTTTAATAAATTCTAACAATACAAATTATAATAGAGAAGATATTGAACAATTATCTTCAAAAATTTCTAGACAAATTAGTGTAGCTTTTGAATCATATCCAGATCTAAAAGCTTCTAATCTTTATGAAACTCTAATGAAAGAGTCAATTTATTTAGAAGAAGAAATTTCAGCAGCTAGAAGACTATATAATTCAAAAGTTAAATCATTTAATGAGCAATTATTCATTTTTCCCGCTTCAATAGTAGCAGAAAGTTTAAATTTAACTTCTATGCCTCTATTTAAAGCAAATATTCATCAAAGACAAGATGTTTCTATGAAAGATTTATAA
- a CDS encoding Nif3-like dinuclear metal center hexameric protein, translating to MKVNNSNEIADYLDFLFPQKEKEQWDKVGFSYNFNNKVNKILISLDLTKEVLDYAIKNEFNFILNYHTFLFYKTSLKETFLKDPYKKNMHKKIRKHKINVFSVHTNLDTIPNTGSTLIIKALNLKGKTISIDKFNSVIELDQKMIFSNFIEEIKKVFKFESLQTNINNKNRKIKNIAILPGSAGMENILKTWKIYKKNALYLTSDLKWNELIALETMGIYFLLVPHSIEKINLSFLESKLKEKFKNTIIEIFESKEFIKNV from the coding sequence ATGAAGGTGAATAATTCTAATGAAATAGCTGATTATCTAGATTTTCTTTTTCCTCAAAAGGAAAAAGAACAATGAGATAAAGTTGGATTTTCTTATAATTTTAATAATAAAGTTAACAAAATTCTAATTTCTTTAGATCTAACTAAAGAAGTTTTGGATTATGCTATAAAAAATGAATTTAATTTTATTTTAAATTATCATACTTTTCTTTTTTATAAAACTAGTTTAAAAGAAACTTTTCTAAAAGATCCATATAAAAAAAATATGCATAAAAAAATCAGAAAACATAAAATTAATGTTTTTTCTGTTCATACTAATCTTGATACCATACCTAACACTGGATCTACATTAATTATTAAGGCGCTAAACTTAAAAGGTAAAACTATTTCTATTGACAAATTTAATTCAGTAATAGAATTAGATCAAAAAATGATTTTTTCTAATTTTATTGAGGAAATTAAAAAAGTTTTTAAATTTGAATCTTTACAAACTAATATAAATAATAAAAATAGAAAAATTAAAAATATAGCAATATTACCAGGTTCTGCTGGAATGGAAAATATTTTAAAAACTTGAAAAATATATAAAAAAAACGCTTTGTATCTAACCTCTGATTTAAAATGAAATGAATTAATCGCATTAGAAACGATGGGGATATATTTTCTTTTGGTGCCACATTCAATAGAAAAAATAAATTTGTCTTTTTTAGAAAGTAAACTTAAAGAAAAATTTAAAAATACCATTATAGAAATCTTTGAAAGTAAGGAATTTATTAAAAATGTTTAA
- a CDS encoding YbhB/YbcL family Raf kinase inhibitor-like protein encodes MKFKNKKLIIGGTFLTSLSLVTLVSCGSPVLSQPSSSNTDNSETKSPTTENKKDNKDNNNNSTSNETSTSKETNGSVEEQKSETKLTITSSAIVQGVLNDRKYISHHDESTLSRGQSLPLSWNSIKDAKSYAVIMLDKTATEVVGKVYTHWGIFNIPANKTQLEDNYSETVKNDSNIKQMVTSGQEANEKTYIGPNPPTEHIYEVRVYALNSENINVSSSDGNFYLNNFLSETKDKIISEGVLTFSYGPENKTNGNLYATENIGKINIESNALENNLLKNGYFKESNESNTENLKTIPFEWNKIEGASSYLVWLEDYSDSNREKNFVSILWGRINIENPTEGNKVVITEENFNSQNVTNNILNSSYISPYASYGMDPEQPRNNENANKFLLPEATGDKSNNIYVLRVLALNKKLTKQNNQANPSEMPSFDEYGHPPINKDVLGSYLLEAKQSVIAEGSLIFKLK; translated from the coding sequence ATGAAATTTAAAAACAAAAAGCTTATTATTGGTGGAACTTTTTTAACATCTTTATCGCTAGTTACTCTAGTTTCTTGTGGTTCACCGGTTTTGAGTCAACCTTCAAGTAGTAATACTGATAATTCTGAGACAAAAAGTCCAACAACAGAAAATAAAAAGGATAATAAAGACAATAATAACAATTCTACAAGTAATGAAACATCAACTTCAAAAGAAACAAATGGTTCTGTTGAGGAACAAAAATCTGAAACTAAATTAACAATTACTTCTTCCGCTATAGTGCAAGGTGTATTGAATGATAGAAAATATATTTCTCATCATGATGAAAGTACACTTTCAAGAGGACAAAGTTTGCCCTTATCATGAAATTCTATTAAAGATGCAAAATCTTATGCCGTTATTATGTTAGACAAAACAGCAACTGAAGTTGTTGGTAAAGTTTATACTCACTGAGGAATTTTTAATATTCCTGCTAATAAAACACAATTAGAAGATAATTATTCTGAAACAGTTAAAAATGATAGTAATATAAAACAAATGGTTACTTCAGGGCAAGAAGCGAATGAAAAAACATATATTGGTCCTAACCCTCCTACAGAGCACATTTATGAAGTTAGAGTATATGCATTAAATAGTGAAAATATAAATGTAAGTTCTTCAGATGGCAATTTTTATTTAAATAATTTCTTATCAGAAACAAAAGATAAGATCATTTCTGAAGGTGTTTTAACTTTTTCTTACGGACCAGAAAATAAAACAAATGGTAATTTATATGCTACTGAAAATATAGGAAAAATAAATATTGAATCTAATGCATTAGAAAATAATTTATTAAAAAATGGGTATTTTAAAGAAAGTAATGAATCTAATACTGAAAATTTAAAAACTATCCCATTTGAATGAAATAAGATTGAAGGAGCAAGTTCTTATTTGGTTTGATTAGAAGATTATAGCGATTCAAACAGAGAAAAGAACTTCGTTTCAATTTTATGAGGAAGAATAAATATTGAAAACCCAACAGAAGGAAATAAAGTAGTTATTACAGAAGAAAACTTTAATAGTCAAAATGTAACAAATAACATTTTAAATTCTTCATACATTAGTCCATATGCATCTTATGGTATGGATCCAGAACAACCAAGAAATAATGAAAATGCAAATAAATTTTTATTACCTGAAGCAACAGGAGATAAAAGCAATAACATTTATGTGCTAAGAGTTTTAGCATTAAATAAAAAACTTACTAAACAAAATAATCAAGCAAATCCTAGTGAAATGCCTTCTTTCGATGAATATGGTCATCCTCCTATTAATAAAGATGTATTAGGTTCATATCTTTTAGAAGCTAAACAATCAGTAATAGCTGAAGGTTCTTTAATTTTTAAACTAAAATAA
- a CDS encoding uracil-DNA glycosylase: MLKKEEIDIFLDKERRKKYFMKLSYFLEKEYKNKKIYPNKIDIFKALEVTNFENLKLVIIGQDPYHTKDVADGLAFSSKINKIPPSLKNIFKEVKNSYPNFKVTRNPSLEDWSKQGILLWNMVLTVEESKPGSHYDKGWEQFSINFLNFLIEKEEKIIFLLLGNKAQKLKNIIDLKSQIILEYSHPSPFSYSKSFKNSKVFKKINILLKNMKKEEINW, translated from the coding sequence ATGTTAAAAAAAGAAGAAATTGATATTTTTTTGGATAAAGAAAGAAGAAAAAAATATTTTATGAAATTAAGCTATTTTCTAGAAAAAGAATATAAAAATAAGAAAATTTATCCTAATAAAATCGATATTTTTAAAGCTCTAGAAGTTACAAATTTTGAAAATTTAAAGTTGGTTATAATTGGACAAGATCCCTATCATACAAAAGATGTAGCAGATGGATTGGCTTTTTCTTCAAAAATAAATAAAATTCCACCTTCTCTTAAAAATATTTTTAAGGAAGTAAAAAATAGTTATCCTAATTTTAAAGTCACTAGAAATCCTAGTTTAGAAGATTGGTCTAAACAAGGTATTTTATTATGAAATATGGTACTTACAGTCGAAGAAAGTAAACCAGGTTCACATTATGATAAAGGTTGAGAACAATTTTCTATAAACTTTCTAAATTTTTTAATTGAAAAAGAAGAAAAAATAATTTTTTTATTATTAGGTAATAAAGCTCAAAAACTAAAAAATATCATAGATTTAAAAAGTCAGATAATTTTAGAATATTCACACCCTTCACCCTTTAGTTATTCAAAAAGTTTTAAAAATTCAAAAGTATTTAAAAAAATTAATATTTTATTAAAAAATATGAAAAAAGAAGAAATAAATTGATAA
- the rplJ gene encoding 50S ribosomal protein L10 → MNSFRKEKENIVAEVKSNIENSSSLVIAEYRGLSVANFEELRKELKSAGVKIKVYKNRLFKIAAKDLGYEALESTLVGPNVFAFGGDDAISPAKIISKFSKKYPEVILKGGIYENQVIDSVEVQKVASLPSYEEALTMLASSLLGPLRQLSVGFKMLVDENKLVSEGEK, encoded by the coding sequence ATGAATTCTTTTAGAAAAGAAAAAGAAAACATTGTTGCTGAAGTAAAATCAAACATTGAAAATTCTTCTTCTTTAGTTATTGCTGAATATCGTGGATTATCAGTTGCAAATTTTGAAGAATTAAGAAAAGAATTAAAATCAGCTGGTGTAAAAATAAAAGTTTACAAAAACAGATTATTTAAAATAGCAGCTAAAGATTTAGGTTATGAAGCTTTAGAATCAACTTTAGTTGGACCTAATGTTTTCGCTTTTGGTGGAGATGATGCGATTTCACCAGCAAAAATTATTTCTAAATTCAGTAAAAAATACCCAGAAGTTATTTTAAAAGGTGGTATTTACGAAAATCAAGTTATCGATTCAGTTGAAGTGCAAAAAGTTGCATCATTACCAAGTTATGAAGAAGCTCTTACAATGCTTGCATCTTCATTATTGGGACCATTAAGACAACTATCAGTTGGATTTAAAATGTTAGTAGATGAAAATAAATTAGTATCAGAAGGAGAAAAATAA
- the rplL gene encoding 50S ribosomal protein L7/L12, whose amino-acid sequence MAKLTKETFIESLKEMNIKEVMELVEAMKEEFGIDPSAVAVAAAPVAEAAEAKSEVNITLKGDGGQKVNVIKVVKEVLGLGLMEAKKMVDSIPVVLKENVKVSEAEEIKAKLEAAGAEVVLG is encoded by the coding sequence ATGGCTAAATTAACAAAAGAAACATTTATAGAATCTTTAAAAGAAATGAACATTAAAGAAGTTATGGAATTAGTAGAAGCAATGAAAGAAGAATTTGGAATTGATCCTTCTGCTGTTGCTGTTGCTGCAGCTCCTGTTGCTGAAGCTGCTGAAGCTAAATCAGAAGTAAACATTACATTAAAAGGTGATGGTGGACAAAAAGTTAATGTTATAAAAGTGGTTAAAGAAGTATTAGGATTAGGATTAATGGAAGCTAAAAAAATGGTTGATTCAATTCCTGTAGTTCTTAAAGAAAATGTTAAAGTATCAGAAGCAGAAGAAATTAAAGCTAAATTAGAAGCTGCTGGTGCAGAAGTTGTTTTAGGATAA
- a CDS encoding deoxyribonuclease IV: MIKIGSHVSFKKPDYLYGAIKESIKNNANCAMIYLGAPQTTLRTQVTNYKLFEYLRDQQEIIKPEDIIVHAPYITNPANPEKYDFANDFLIKEIERMNYIGAKYLVLHPGSYTKFSKQEALNQLINSVNYILKNTKDVEIILETMSGKGTEIGVTFDELKYVLENVKSDRKGICIDTCHVWDAGYNLEKYDEFINILKEKDVLKYVKVIHLNDSKNPLNSHKDRHANIGQGYINKEILKKIVHDPLFDNIPIILETPWTEEGPIYDKEIEYLLKK; encoded by the coding sequence ATGATAAAAATAGGTTCACATGTTTCTTTTAAAAAACCAGATTATTTGTATGGCGCAATAAAAGAATCAATAAAAAATAATGCAAATTGCGCTATGATCTATTTAGGAGCACCACAAACAACATTACGAACACAAGTAACAAACTATAAACTTTTTGAATATTTAAGAGATCAACAAGAAATTATAAAACCAGAAGATATTATAGTTCATGCGCCCTATATTACTAATCCTGCAAATCCAGAAAAATATGACTTTGCAAATGATTTTTTAATTAAAGAGATAGAAAGAATGAATTATATAGGAGCTAAATATTTAGTTTTGCATCCTGGTTCTTATACTAAATTTTCTAAACAAGAGGCATTAAATCAGTTAATAAATTCAGTAAATTATATTTTAAAAAATACAAAAGATGTAGAAATAATCTTAGAAACAATGTCTGGAAAAGGTACTGAAATTGGTGTTACTTTTGATGAATTAAAATATGTATTAGAAAATGTAAAAAGCGATAGAAAAGGTATATGCATCGATACTTGTCATGTATGAGATGCTGGTTATAACTTAGAAAAATACGATGAATTTATAAATATTTTAAAAGAAAAAGACGTTTTAAAATATGTAAAAGTTATTCATTTAAATGATTCTAAAAATCCCTTAAATTCTCATAAAGATAGACATGCAAATATTGGGCAAGGCTATATAAATAAAGAAATACTTAAAAAGATAGTACATGATCCTTTATTTGATAATATACCTATTATATTAGAAACTCCTTGAACAGAAGAAGGTCCTATTTATGATAAAGAAATAGAATACTTACTAAAGAAATAA
- the dnaG gene encoding DNA primase: MYKNITEEIIDKIDIVSAISSFIPLSKKGNNYLAVCPFHGDSNPSLTVSPAKKIFKCFSCQIGGNIIDFIMNYNSFNFTQTLNYINENFNLNLNIFQSNEKKPEYSNLDKKIIRANHDANTLFKLFLKKEKNNLEVESFLKLRKLDEEIVETFEIGFSKNTEEFKEILQLKNNTKDILINASLITSEEQIFFKNRIIFPIKNEYGDIVAFSGRILNSSDKNNPKYINSAQNSVFSKSKILFNFHQAEKFSTKTNEIIICEGFMDVIALHKINIKNAVALMGTSLTEYHIDLLKNKKVLLLLDGDRAGTEATKKSIYTLLKNNIKVEIIKNNEEYDPDEILNIFGAEKLNEMLKNRVSPLSFVYEKFKLNLDSTNFISVNTFINNMNIFLKYSDLKEREFILNRIESEYSIKKEQFYSLENKSKNINNDNNNFYSKKNNKNTNKIENSLDNLRSLIISSLILNPSIENIYINKSQNKLTINDLKIFEKIRKLNSKEEKIKKLVNEKLFSEKLLNNEEDFKRAFINYDQQTQFLNAQKIQKKLAILYHELKVTNNEEEREIIYKKIENLINIKRNF; this comes from the coding sequence ATGTATAAAAATATAACAGAAGAAATTATTGATAAAATAGATATTGTATCAGCAATATCTTCTTTTATTCCTTTATCAAAAAAAGGTAATAATTATTTAGCGGTTTGCCCATTTCATGGAGATAGTAATCCATCTTTAACAGTTTCCCCTGCTAAAAAAATTTTTAAATGTTTTAGTTGTCAAATTGGCGGAAATATAATAGATTTTATAATGAATTATAATTCATTTAATTTTACTCAAACATTAAATTATATAAATGAAAATTTTAATTTAAATTTAAATATCTTTCAAAGTAATGAAAAAAAACCAGAATATTCTAATTTAGATAAAAAAATTATTCGTGCAAATCATGATGCTAACACATTATTTAAATTATTTTTGAAAAAAGAAAAAAATAATTTAGAAGTGGAGTCCTTTTTAAAATTAAGAAAACTAGATGAAGAAATAGTAGAAACATTCGAAATAGGTTTTTCTAAAAATACAGAAGAATTTAAAGAAATATTGCAATTAAAAAATAATACTAAAGATATTTTAATAAATGCTTCTTTAATAACTTCTGAAGAACAAATATTTTTTAAAAATAGAATAATCTTTCCAATAAAAAATGAATATGGTGATATTGTTGCCTTTTCTGGAAGAATTCTAAACAGTAGTGATAAAAACAACCCTAAATACATAAATTCAGCACAAAATAGTGTATTTTCAAAATCAAAAATATTATTTAATTTTCATCAAGCAGAAAAATTTTCTACTAAAACAAACGAAATAATAATTTGCGAAGGATTTATGGATGTTATCGCCCTTCATAAAATAAATATAAAAAATGCAGTTGCTTTAATGGGTACATCTTTAACAGAGTATCATATTGATTTATTAAAAAATAAAAAAGTGCTTCTTTTATTAGATGGTGATAGGGCTGGTACTGAAGCTACTAAAAAGTCCATATATACACTTTTAAAAAACAATATAAAAGTTGAAATAATAAAAAATAATGAAGAATATGACCCTGATGAAATATTAAATATATTCGGAGCAGAAAAACTAAATGAAATGTTAAAAAATAGAGTTTCACCTCTGTCTTTTGTTTACGAAAAATTTAAATTAAATTTAGATTCTACAAATTTTATTTCAGTAAATACATTTATAAATAACATGAATATATTCTTAAAATATTCTGATTTAAAAGAAAGAGAATTTATTTTGAATAGAATAGAATCAGAATATTCTATTAAAAAAGAACAATTTTATTCACTAGAAAATAAAAGTAAAAATATTAATAATGACAATAATAATTTTTATTCGAAAAAAAATAATAAAAATACTAATAAGATAGAAAATTCATTAGATAATTTAAGGTCTTTAATTATCTCGAGTTTAATCTTAAATCCTTCCATAGAGAATATATATATAAACAAAAGTCAAAATAAACTAACAATTAACGATTTAAAGATTTTTGAAAAAATTAGAAAATTAAATTCAAAAGAAGAAAAAATAAAAAAATTAGTAAATGAAAAACTATTTTCTGAAAAATTATTAAATAATGAAGAAGATTTTAAGAGAGCTTTTATTAATTATGATCAACAAACACAATTTCTAAACGCACAAAAAATACAAAAGAAACTAGCTATTTTATATCATGAATTAAAAGTAACAAATAATGAAGAAGAAAGAGAAATAATTTATAAAAAAATAGAAAACTTAATAAATATAAAAAGAAATTTTTAA
- the tsaD gene encoding tRNA (adenosine(37)-N6)-threonylcarbamoyltransferase complex transferase subunit TsaD, whose translation MVILGIETSHDDSSLAILKEGKIIKNIIFSQINIHAKYGGTIPEIASREHVNNIALILEEIKKEIDLSEIDMIAYTKEPGLIGSLQIGFLFANALSTILNKPLIPVNHLNGHFFSGAIDQEISYPSLGLLVSGGHTQILYANSPFDIKVIGETLDDAVGEAYDKVARKLHLSFPGGPIIDKIYFDNLKNNINADEIKISIPKTEGKYDFSLSGIKTQVINLINTYENKKQKVPTEKIAIKFQEIVIKYLIEKFKLAIEEFNPNSIVLAGGVSANKYLREKFKLIHKNAIIPKMEYCTDNGAMIAKASEIMLKNKKTL comes from the coding sequence ATGGTAATTTTAGGTATAGAAACATCACATGATGATAGTTCCTTAGCTATCTTAAAAGAAGGTAAAATTATAAAAAATATAATTTTTAGTCAAATTAATATACATGCTAAATATGGTGGCACTATTCCTGAAATTGCTTCTAGAGAACACGTTAATAACATTGCTTTAATATTAGAAGAAATAAAAAAAGAAATTGATTTATCAGAAATAGATATGATAGCTTATACAAAAGAACCTGGTTTAATCGGATCTTTACAAATAGGTTTTTTGTTTGCTAATGCATTATCTACTATTTTAAATAAACCTTTAATTCCAGTAAATCATTTAAATGGTCATTTTTTTTCAGGAGCAATAGATCAAGAAATTAGTTATCCTTCATTAGGTTTACTGGTCTCTGGAGGACATACTCAAATTCTTTATGCAAATTCCCCTTTTGATATTAAAGTTATAGGCGAAACTTTAGATGATGCAGTTGGAGAAGCATATGATAAAGTAGCTAGAAAGCTTCATTTATCCTTTCCTGGCGGACCAATAATAGATAAAATTTATTTCGATAACTTAAAAAATAATATAAATGCAGATGAAATAAAAATATCAATACCTAAAACAGAAGGAAAATATGATTTTTCTTTAAGCGGAATTAAAACGCAAGTTATTAATTTAATAAATACTTACGAAAATAAAAAACAAAAAGTACCTACTGAAAAAATAGCTATAAAATTTCAAGAAATTGTTATTAAATATTTAATTGAAAAATTTAAACTCGCTATTGAAGAATTTAATCCTAATTCTATCGTGTTGGCAGGAGGGGTTTCTGCTAATAAGTACTTAAGAGAAAAATTTAAATTAATACACAAAAATGCTATTATTCCTAAAATGGAATATTGCACAGATAATGGGGCAATGATAGCAAAAGCATCAGAAATAATGCTGAAAAATAAAAAAACTCTCTAA
- a CDS encoding glycine--tRNA ligase — MNNKNKDIQEIINHLKATGFVFQGSEIYGGLANTWDYGPLGSLLSRNVKNMWWKEFITKDPSNYALDTKILMNPKVWEASGHVANFSDPLIENKKNNKRYRADHIVEELFPEIDVNKFTKKELSDFIKENVKKYDNSDTDWSEIKEFHLMFETFQGVVIDKKEKIYLRPETAQGIFVNFKNVLRSTRSKLPFGVGQIGKSFRNEVTPGNFIFRTREFEQMELEIFSKPEESMEIYKKYLEKVWQFILKLGIKEKSIRFREHKEEELAHYSKATSDIEFLFPFGWGELLGVAHRGDFDLSAHSNFSGENLEYLDPITNTKYLPHVIEPSIGLDRLILALIVDSFEKETIENNETRIVLKLNKNISPYKVAILPLVKKLSENAYKIFEHLLEHDISATFDDSGTIGKRYRRQDSIGTYYSVTYDYDSLEDGKVTVRNRDTMEQERIEIKNLVNYLRK; from the coding sequence ATGAACAATAAAAATAAAGATATTCAAGAAATAATTAATCATTTAAAAGCAACAGGTTTTGTTTTTCAAGGATCAGAAATTTATGGCGGTTTAGCTAACACATGAGATTATGGTCCGCTAGGCTCTTTATTATCTAGAAATGTAAAAAATATGTGATGAAAAGAGTTTATAACCAAAGATCCTTCTAATTATGCTTTAGACACCAAAATTCTTATGAATCCTAAAGTGTGAGAGGCTTCTGGGCATGTGGCTAATTTTTCAGATCCATTAATAGAAAATAAAAAAAATAATAAAAGATATAGAGCAGATCACATTGTAGAAGAACTATTTCCAGAAATTGATGTTAACAAATTTACAAAAAAAGAGTTAAGCGATTTCATAAAGGAAAATGTTAAAAAATATGATAATTCAGATACCGATTGAAGTGAAATAAAAGAATTTCACCTAATGTTTGAAACTTTTCAAGGTGTTGTTATTGATAAAAAAGAAAAGATATATTTAAGACCAGAAACAGCTCAAGGAATTTTTGTAAATTTTAAAAATGTTTTGCGTTCAACTAGAAGTAAATTGCCTTTTGGTGTAGGCCAAATTGGAAAATCTTTTAGAAATGAAGTAACTCCTGGTAATTTTATATTTAGAACTAGAGAATTTGAACAAATGGAATTAGAAATTTTTTCTAAACCCGAAGAATCTATGGAAATTTATAAAAAATATTTAGAAAAGGTTTGACAATTTATTTTAAAATTAGGAATAAAGGAAAAATCTATAAGGTTTAGAGAACATAAAGAAGAAGAATTAGCTCATTATTCAAAAGCTACAAGTGATATTGAATTCTTGTTCCCTTTTGGTTGGGGAGAATTATTGGGAGTTGCTCATAGAGGTGATTTTGATTTGAGTGCTCATAGTAATTTTTCAGGGGAAAACTTAGAATATTTAGACCCTATAACAAATACTAAATATTTACCTCATGTGATAGAACCTTCTATAGGTTTAGATAGATTAATTTTAGCTTTAATTGTAGATTCTTTTGAAAAAGAAACAATAGAAAACAATGAAACTAGAATAGTGCTAAAACTGAATAAAAATATTTCTCCTTATAAAGTAGCCATATTACCTTTAGTTAAAAAACTTTCTGAAAATGCTTACAAAATTTTTGAACATTTATTAGAACATGATATAAGTGCTACTTTTGATGATAGTGGTACTATTGGTAAAAGATATCGTCGTCAAGATTCTATAGGTACATATTATTCCGTTACTTATGATTACGATTCTTTAGAAGATGGAAAAGTGACTGTTAGAAATAGAGATACAATGGAACAAGAAAGAATTGAAATCAAAAATTTAGTTAATTATCTAAGAAAATAA